The genomic stretch ATGCAAGGCGTGATGATGATGATGAGCAACCCGATGTTCGCCGGAGCCGACGGCGGGAAACTCGTCCGCATCAAGGGCCAACGGGCCATCCAGAAGTACACTGCCGACGACAAGAACGGCTCGATCAACGTCGTCGTGGCGGGCGCGATCCTCGTGCAGATCGAGGGCAGCGACTGCACCGAAGCCGATCTCACCGCGATGGCCAACGCGATCGACTACGCCGGGCTCGCCGGCACGCTCTGACGAAGAGACCGCTGGATCTCGTATCCACTCCTTCACTACACCGGCCGGCGACGACGATCGCCGGCCTTTTCGTGTCCACCATGCGCCGCTCGATCAGAGCAAGGGCGCGGGCTGCAACTTGCGAGCGGCCGGGAAGCGCCGAGTCCAGCCGCGCACGGTCTCGACGAAGGCGTCCACCTGCGCCGGAGCGGCTCCGAAGAACCGCTCGCCGTCGCCCAGGATCGCGGACAACCGTGCCTTCGAGAGCCCGAGCCGCGCGTCGCTCGCGATGCGCTCGAGCATCGCACCGTCGCCGGAGCCTTCCCGCATCTCGCGTGCGGCAGCGAGCGCGTGCTCCTTGATCGCCGCGTGCGCCGTTTCCCGGCCCGCGCCCGCCTTGACCGCTTCCATGAGAATCGTGGTGGTGGCGAGAAACGGGAGCTGGCGTTCGTTTTCCGCCCGTATCGAAGCGGTGAATACCTCGAACTGGTCGAGCACGGTGAGGAAGGTTTCCAACAACCCGTCGATCGCGTAGAAGGCGTCCGGCAAGACGACGCGCCGCACGACCGAGCAGGAGACGTCGCCCTCGTTCCACTGGTCGCCCGCGAGACCCGACGCCATCGTGACGTGGCCCGCGAGAATCGTAAGGAACCCGTGGATACGCTCGCAGTTGCGGCAGTTCACCTTGTGCGGCATGGCGGACGAGCCGACCTGTCCCTTCTTGAAGCCCTCCGTCATCAAGCCGTATCCGGCCATGAGCCGCACGGTCGTGGCGAAACTGCCGGCTCCGGCACCGAGTTGGTGCAGCGTGGATACGACGTCGAAATCGAGGCTGCGCGGGTAGACCTGGCCGACGGCGCCGGCCACCCGCTTCAGCCCGAGGTGCTTCATGAGTCGCTGCTCGAGTTTCGCGGCCTTGGCCGCGCTGCCGTCGAAGAGCGTCGTCTGGTCGAGTTGCGTGCCGACCGCACCCTTGAGGCCGCGCCCCGGGTAGCGCGCGACGAGCTGATCGAGACGCTCGACGGCGACGAGCAGCTCCTCGCCGAACA from Opitutales bacterium ASA1 encodes the following:
- the purB gene encoding adenylosuccinate lyase — translated: MSADSILNVLADRYASPEMRAVWSPRGRIGLERDLWIAVMKAQADLGLDISAAAIRDYEKVRDQIDLASIDKRERALLHDVKARIEEFNGLAGHECIHLGMTSRDLTENVEQLQVFRGLQLLRVKAIAALHRLADRAKRTRTLLVTGRTHNVPAQPTTFGKRLAMFGEELLVAVERLDQLVARYPGRGLKGAVGTQLDQTTLFDGSAAKAAKLEQRLMKHLGLKRVAGAVGQVYPRSLDFDVVSTLHQLGAGAGSFATTVRLMAGYGLMTEGFKKGQVGSSAMPHKVNCRNCERIHGFLTILAGHVTMASGLAGDQWNEGDVSCSVVRRVVLPDAFYAIDGLLETFLTVLDQFEVFTASIRAENERQLPFLATTTILMEAVKAGAGRETAHAAIKEHALAAAREMREGSGDGAMLERIASDARLGLSKARLSAILGDGERFFGAAPAQVDAFVETVRGWTRRFPAARKLQPAPLL